In the Microtus pennsylvanicus isolate mMicPen1 chromosome 6, mMicPen1.hap1, whole genome shotgun sequence genome, one interval contains:
- the Shld3 gene encoding shieldin complex subunit 3: MDYCRMTTEVILHYRPYEKDPTQLAKIAEKAIQDFPTHPLSRFIPWFPQDGSKLPLKPKRLPPVISREAAESVKQYLAISEPSVKSQSYDCTVDLLEFHPSVETQHLLQSRALREQTNSGTPGSNSGNGKQHQKRSWSVSLASKHCPEKSFPLSKKLRDSLKTLQLHSLHRARWTLEYSVCNKQTLEDIWTKLTRLIRHNELPSCNATIQRQLGQIWVFCDIMYCEYVGGLLKERLSLIGKINLFVRKYGVIFSM, from the coding sequence ATGGATTACTGCAGAATGACCACGGAAGTGATACTACATTATCGGCCATATGAAAAAGATCCCACACAACTGGCAAAAATTGCAGAAAAGGCAATTCAAGACTTTCCAACCCACCCGCTATCAAGATTTATTCCTTGGTTTCCACAAGATGGGTCCAAACTGCCGCTCAAGCCTAAAAGACTACCACCAGTCATTTCTAGAGAGGCTGCTGAGAGTGTAAAACAGTACTTAGCCATTTCAGAACCTAGTGTTAAATCTCAGAGCTACGATTGCACAGTAGATCTTCTGGAGTTCCATCCTAGTGTGGAAACGCAGCACCTGCTCCAGTCACGCGCGCTGCGTGAGCAGACTAATTCTGGAACTCCAGGTAGCAATTCAGGAAACGGGAAGCAGCACCAGAAGAGGTCCTGGAGCGTTTCACTTGCCAGCAAACACTGTCCAGAAAAGAGTTTTCCTTTGTCTAAGAAATTGCGAGATAGTTTAAAGACATTGCAATTGCACTCCCTTCATAGAGCAAGATGGACATTAGAATACAGTGTTTGTAACAAGCAGACTCTGGAAGACATTTGGACAAAACTCACTCGCCTCATCCGGCACAATGAACTTCCCTCGTGTAATGCCACCATCCAGAGACAGTTAGGCCAGATATGGGTGTTCTGTGATATTATGTACTGTGAATATGTAGGAGGCCTTCTTAAAGAAAGATTATCTCTTATTggaaagattaatttatttgtaCGTAAATATGGTGTTATTTTTAGTATGTAA